From a single Anoplolepis gracilipes chromosome 3, ASM4749672v1, whole genome shotgun sequence genomic region:
- the LOC140663889 gene encoding uncharacterized protein, protein MQPWQIVDLEGCLYYAFLPIKQAQKMKVNQRNLKHEDDTIKNGTDNAKDSFTIVNDDNVQTYTDILNNFYVVKIESDNALSMDEIPATEEENQSEDDKVYACDECNICFPLMQMLKNHRDTVHTQDDIKDVKNMMYSCSFCNYKSINKSTFHSHLSRKHSAKRVIRRKSKRRTITKPQEYSCDTCGFKCQSRRRLKEHLDRKHGSEYKFDCEYCGKKFKVKGDMRLHVRFKHKEGPIICDVCGKTCSNSNSLYVHQKWAHFKPKYECEICKRRMVTQENLDQHILLQHERRESFVCEECGKSFSENHRLKQHMMTHTGDRPYDCHICGKAFARRTAYRQHLLIHTGKRPYICDICGKAFTQKPGLICHRKSHPGVHPPLPVVHIDHILNDFMKKG, encoded by the coding sequence ATGCAGCCGTGGCAAATTGTTGATTTAGAGGGATGTCTCTATTATGCCTTCCTTCCAATAAAACAGGCACAAAAGATGAAAGTGAATCAACGTAATTTAAAACATGAGGATGACACGATTAAAAATGGAACTGATAACGCGAAGGATTCCTTTACGATTGTAAACGATGACAATGTGCAAACATATACAgacatattgaataatttttacgttgtaaaaatagaaagcGATAATGCTCTATCGATGGATGAAATTCCGGCGACGGAAGAGGAGAATCAATCCGAGGATGACAAAGTTTATGCCTGCGACGAGTGCAACATTTGCTTTCCGCTGAtgcaaatgttaaaaaatcatCGAGACACGGTGCATACACAGGATGATATAAAAGACGTGAAGAATATGATGTACAGTTGCAGTTTCTGTAATTACAAGAGTATCAATAAGTCGACCTTTCACTCGCACCTCAGCAGGAAACATTCCGCGAAACGCGTGATCAGACGAAAGAGCAAGCGCAGAACTATTACAAAACCGCAGGAATACTCGTGCGATACGTGCGGATTCAAATGTCAGAGCCGGCGTCGATTGAAAGAACATCTCGATCGCAAACACGGGTCCGAGTACAAGTTCGATTGCGAGTATTGCGGTAAGAAATTCAAGGTGAAGGGCGACATGAGGCTACACGTGCGTTTCAAGCACAAAGAGGGTCCGATAATTTGCGATGTTTGCGGCAAGACTTGCTCCAACAGCAATTCGCTTTACGTGCACCAGAAGTGGGCGCATTTCAAACCTAAATACGAGTGCGAGATTTGCAAGAGACGCATGGTCACGCAGGAGAATCTAGATCAACATATTCTGTTGCAACACGAGCGCAGAGAGAGCTTTGTGTGCGAGGAGTGCGGCAAATCCTTTTCGGAGAATCACCGGCTGAAACAACATATGATGACCCACACTGGCGATCGGCCGTATGATTGTCACATCTGCGGAAAAGCTTTCGCGCGTAGAACCGCTTATAGACAGCATCTTTTAATCCATACGGGAAAACGGCCGTATATTTGTGATATTTGCGGGAAAGCGTTCACGCAGAAACCTGGATTAATTTGTCATCGGAAATCACATCCCGGCGTGCATCCACCTTTACCAGTGGTGCACATCGATCACATTCTCAATGATTTCATGAAGAAAGGATga
- the LOC140663892 gene encoding zinc finger X-chromosomal protein-like, whose translation MIVSITEQPESRNVTDKKTDCKIFIDSIKSSRNIKENKAAKNAIDKQPNKNKTAENVKQLSKVDEKLSRTDEMYKKEDVLYKKLTNGDYICDICQLVFEQKSKILRHIMSKHSFHRPFRCGVCGKSFKYKYDLKMHRLIHQKVDSNSLYCCSECNYRGRTKSNLKAHYIRRHTDEYKFACEHCGKRFKIEWDLKFHLGTHDGSSQHMCDICGRFYTSNYSLYKHRKVAHLNEYKFQCDVCNKKLLTQENLDSHMQQHDKTYECKECGKAFASKRYLTNHATTHTGVKPYTCHICEKSFRTSHMRNMHLITHSTEKPHICDLCGQTFKRRYYMIVHRRKHPDAHLSSPPVPLGKRRNSLDIKSK comes from the coding sequence ATGATAGTATCAATAACAGAGCAACCAGAATCCAGAAACGTTACGGACAAGAAGACAGATTGTAAGATATTCatagattcaataaaatcctcaagaaatataaaggaaaataaagcAGCGAAAAATGCCATCGATAAGCAgcctaataaaaataaaacagcgGAAAATGTCAAACAGCTCAGTAAAGTCGACGAGAAATTATCTCGTACCGacgaaatgtacaaaaaagaaGACGTACTTTACAAAAAGCTTACTAATGGAGATTACATATGTGATATCTGTCAGTTAGTGTTCGAACAAAAGAGTAAAATCTTGCGTCACATTATGAGCAAGCACAGTTTTCATCGTCCCTTCAGATGTGGTGTTTGCGGCaagagttttaaatataagtacGATTTGAAGATGCATCGACTTATTCATCAAAAGGTGGATTCTAATTCGTTGTATTGCTGCAGTGAGTGCAACTATCGCGGTAGAACgaagagtaatttaaaagcGCATTACATTAGGCGACACACCGACGAGTACAAATTCGCCTGCGAACATTGTGGTAAACGCTTCAAGATAGAATGGGATTTGAAATTTCATCTTGGCACGCACGATGGTTCATCGCAGCACATGTGCGATATTTGCGGTAGATTCTATACGAGTAATTATTCTCTGTACAAACATAGGAAGGTAGCACATTTGAATGAGTATAAGTTTCAGTGtgatgtatgtaataaaaagctGCTAACGCAAGAGAATCTCGACAGTCATATGCAGCAACACGATAAAACTTATGAGTGTAAGGAGTGTGGCAAGGCATTCGCTTCAAAGAGATATTTAACAAACCATGCAACGACGCATACAGGAGTCAAACCGTACACATGTCATATTTGTGAGAAAAGTTTTAGAACATCGCACATGAGAAACATGCATTTAATTACACATTCAACAGAAAAACCGCATATTTGTGACTTGTGTGGACAAACATTCAAGAGGAGATACTATATGATTGTGCATCGTAGAAAACATCCAGATGCACACTTATCGTCACCACCTGTGCCTCTTGGAAAAAGACGCAATAGTTTggatataaaatctaaataa
- the LOC140663894 gene encoding zinc finger protein 639-like isoform X1, whose product MEYRIKLLSVPRDPLEQSFLVIQNNHQFYLVPMQSPCEYLKDGVESETVQSPRFSPEMKVEVVKSTEKPKNTYEEELLLSTSESDMSESEENLCSRQNRQKRNCTLKKHMIVHDDAYPFECPICDQGFKTEQSFKFHMSSHEGGKELFHCADCDFKSRKAADVKRHQIGWHANNMYGFKCHFCTKIFKDKTMFLEHMENHSVVVCNVCDEVCEDNNHLTQHKCKHKDDQNDVNYSLQYSGQCEENEIDIEYHTIEEREFKLEKMDFQEYSDESFDELDSDLNSFKGQMYFNCPQCKWRFRTSKLLEKHLKRHSQSFKCDYCDAVFKYRACFLKHKYKHKNKY is encoded by the exons ATGGAGTACaggataaaattatt gTCTGTGCCACGTGATCCCCTTGAACAAAGTTTTCTTGTGATTCAAAACAACCATCAATTTTATCTTGTACCGATGCAATCTCCTTGCGAATATTTGAAAGACGGCGTCGAAAGCGAAACTGTACAATCACCGCGTTTTTCGCCGGAAATGAAAGTGGAGGTTGTTAAATCTACGGAAAAGCCTAAAAACACATATGAAGAGGAATTATTATTGTCAACGTCAGAAAGCGATATGTCGGAAAgtgaagaaaatttatgttcACGCCAGAATCGCCAGAAGAGGAATTGCACCTTAAAGAAACACATGATCGTTCATGACGATGCTTATCCATTTGAGTGTCCAATTTGTGATCAAGGTTTTAAAACGGAACAATCGTTTAAGTTTCATATGTCGTCACATGAAGGCGGCAAAGAACTGTTCCATTGCGCAGATTGCGATTTTAAATCTAGAAAAGCTGCGGATGTTAAACGTCATCAGATAGGATGGCACGCTAATAACATGTATGGATTTAAATGCCATTTTTGtactaaaatattcaaagacaAGACAATGTTCCTGGAACATATGGAGAACCATAGTGTTGTAGTTTGCAACGTGTGCGACGAGGTGTGTGAGGATAATAATCATCTTACGCAACACAAGTGTAAACATAAGGATGATCAAAATGACGTGAATTATAGTTTACAATATAGTGGACAATGCGAAGAGAATGAAATTGATATAGAATATCATACAATAGAGGAAAGGGAATTCAAGCTTGAAAAGATGGACTTTCAAGAATATAGTGATGAAAGTTTCGATGAGTTGGACAGCGATTTGAATTCATTCAAAGGACAAATGTATTTCAATTGTCCTCAATGTAAATGGCGTTTTAGAACGTCAAAATTACtcgaaaaacatttaaaacgaCATTCACAAAGTTTTAAATGTGATTATTGCGATGCagtgtttaaatatagagCTTGTTTTCTTaagcataaatataaacataaaaataagtacTAG
- the LOC140663894 gene encoding zinc finger protein 639-like isoform X2 encodes MQSPCEYLKDGVESETVQSPRFSPEMKVEVVKSTEKPKNTYEEELLLSTSESDMSESEENLCSRQNRQKRNCTLKKHMIVHDDAYPFECPICDQGFKTEQSFKFHMSSHEGGKELFHCADCDFKSRKAADVKRHQIGWHANNMYGFKCHFCTKIFKDKTMFLEHMENHSVVVCNVCDEVCEDNNHLTQHKCKHKDDQNDVNYSLQYSGQCEENEIDIEYHTIEEREFKLEKMDFQEYSDESFDELDSDLNSFKGQMYFNCPQCKWRFRTSKLLEKHLKRHSQSFKCDYCDAVFKYRACFLKHKYKHKNKY; translated from the coding sequence ATGCAATCTCCTTGCGAATATTTGAAAGACGGCGTCGAAAGCGAAACTGTACAATCACCGCGTTTTTCGCCGGAAATGAAAGTGGAGGTTGTTAAATCTACGGAAAAGCCTAAAAACACATATGAAGAGGAATTATTATTGTCAACGTCAGAAAGCGATATGTCGGAAAgtgaagaaaatttatgttcACGCCAGAATCGCCAGAAGAGGAATTGCACCTTAAAGAAACACATGATCGTTCATGACGATGCTTATCCATTTGAGTGTCCAATTTGTGATCAAGGTTTTAAAACGGAACAATCGTTTAAGTTTCATATGTCGTCACATGAAGGCGGCAAAGAACTGTTCCATTGCGCAGATTGCGATTTTAAATCTAGAAAAGCTGCGGATGTTAAACGTCATCAGATAGGATGGCACGCTAATAACATGTATGGATTTAAATGCCATTTTTGtactaaaatattcaaagacaAGACAATGTTCCTGGAACATATGGAGAACCATAGTGTTGTAGTTTGCAACGTGTGCGACGAGGTGTGTGAGGATAATAATCATCTTACGCAACACAAGTGTAAACATAAGGATGATCAAAATGACGTGAATTATAGTTTACAATATAGTGGACAATGCGAAGAGAATGAAATTGATATAGAATATCATACAATAGAGGAAAGGGAATTCAAGCTTGAAAAGATGGACTTTCAAGAATATAGTGATGAAAGTTTCGATGAGTTGGACAGCGATTTGAATTCATTCAAAGGACAAATGTATTTCAATTGTCCTCAATGTAAATGGCGTTTTAGAACGTCAAAATTACtcgaaaaacatttaaaacgaCATTCACAAAGTTTTAAATGTGATTATTGCGATGCagtgtttaaatatagagCTTGTTTTCTTaagcataaatataaacataaaaataagtacTAG